A genomic segment from Spinacia oleracea cultivar Varoflay chromosome 3, BTI_SOV_V1, whole genome shotgun sequence encodes:
- the LOC110782505 gene encoding uncharacterized protein gives MIFRPLIQLPATSVIIAFFLLSFLVIGVFFSTHFHDFSSILQSSTHQKHSTLTNNTTKTPSNNTHRKTDIPLKCSDHNNNTTQTCPANYPSKPDPNPDTSPPPTCPEYFRWIHEDLQPWKKNGITRRMVDKAQKTANFRLVIHNGKAYIERYSEYWQKNRDVFTLWGILQLLRRYPGRVPDLELMFDCDDYPKIKKRPRRWPFDEAPSPLFRYCGDDGTRDVVFPDWSFWGWSDINIRPWEFLSKDLKEGNKKVKFTDREPYAYWKGNPLVAPHRMDLLKCNVSDKEDWNARLYVQDWEKEKQQGFKHSDLASQCLNRYKIYIEGSAWSVSEKYILACDSVSLVVKPLYYDFFSRSLMPLQHYWPVREDDKCRSIKFAVEWGNKHIEKAQSMGKTASDFILEDMKMDYVYDYMLHLLTEYAKHLKFKPRIPENAVELCSEIMVCSAVGLEKKFMMESLVKGPSDKAPCTMPPPYDRAALRALLRRETSALKLVEKWEKDYWINQTKHV, from the exons ATGATTTTCCGGCCATTGATACAGCTTCCTGCTACTTCTGTGATCATTGCTTTCTTCTTACTGTCTTTCCTCGTGATCGGTGTTTTCTTCTCAACTCACTTCCATGATTTCTCT TCTATTCTGCAAAGTTCCACCCATCAAAAACATTCAACTCTCACTAACAACACAACCAAAACTCCCTCCAACAACACTCACAGAAAAACAGACATCCCACTTAAATGTTCTGACCATAACAACAACACCACACAAACCTGCCCAGCAAATTACCCTTCaaaacccgacccgaaccctgATACTTCACCACCTCCAACATGCCCCGAATACTTCAGATGGATACACGAAGATCTTCAACCTTGGAAGAAGAACGGTATTACAAGAAGAATGGTGGATAAAGCTCAAAAAACTGCTAATTTCAGACTGGTAATACATAATGGAAAGGCTTATATTGAGAGATACAGTGAATATTGGCAGAAAAACAGAGATGTTTTCACCCTGTGGGGAATTTTGCAGCTGTTAAGGAGGTACCCTGGTAGAGTGCCTGATTTAGAGCTCATGTTTGACTGTGATGATTATCCGAAGATAAAGAAGAGGCCTCGTCGTTGGCCGTTTGATGAAGCTCCTTCTCCGTTGTTTCGTTATTGTGGAGATGATGGTACGAGGGATGTTGTTTTTCCTGACTGGTCTTTCTGGGGATG GTCTGATATAAACATAAGACCCTGGGAATTTTTGTCAAAGGATTTAAAAGAAGGCAACAAGAAGGTGAAATTTACAGACAGAGAACCTTATGCATACTGGAAAGGAAATCCCTTAGTTGCTCCACACAGGATGGACCTTCTTAAGTGTAATGTTTCTGACAAAGAGGATTGGAATGCTCGATTGTATGTACAG GATTGGGAAAAAGAAAAACAGCAAGGATTCAAGCATTCAGACTTGGCAAGCCAATGCCTAAACAG ATATAAGATCTACATTGAAGGATCAGCATGGTCAGTCAGTGAGAAGTACATCCTGGCATGTGATTCAGTTTCCTTGGTAGTAAAACCATTGTACTACGACTTTTTCTCCAGAAGTTTGATGCCGTTGCAACACTATTGGCCCGTTAGGGAGGATGATAAGTGTAGGTCTATTAAGTTTGCTGTTGAATGGGGGAATAAACACATTGAAAAG GCTCAAAGCATGGGAAAGACAGCCAGTGATTTCATCCTCGAAGATATGAAGATGGACTATGTATATGATTACATGTTACATCTGCTCACAGAATATGCTAAGCACTTAAAATTCAAACCCAGGATACCTGAAAATGCAGTTGAGCTTTGTTCAGAGATCATGGTGTGTTCTGCAGTTGGTTTAGAGAAGAAGTTTATGATGGAATCTCTTGTTAAAGGTCCTTCAGATAAAGCTCCATGCACCATGCCGCCTCCTTACGATCGGGCTGCTCTTCGGGCCCTGCTGAGGAGAGAAACAAGTGCACTGAAATTGGTGGAGAAGTGGGAGAAAGATTATTGGATTAATCAAACTAAGCATGTTTGA